A DNA window from Pyrus communis chromosome 3, drPyrComm1.1, whole genome shotgun sequence contains the following coding sequences:
- the LOC137728356 gene encoding ribonuclease MC-like yields the protein MHFFKIVLVVIALCFVTYLGKSNAATPYDIFQFVQESPFVFCLRNGICGNQPVRRHTFTTHGLWPSNFTDPSAPILCAGTVFNRNEMNADHSLQLLLSNSWPNFNIRRTNMDFWAHEYNKHGRCSDNKFSQTQYFHEAYRLWFTYNAQYLFSQTTGIVPGYQYHYIDLESAIRRTIGGKKPLLMCKYAGGIAYLLEVVICFDYNAANPVDCVRTTNCGALVWYSL from the exons ATGCACTTCTTCAAGATTGTTCTCGTTGTCATCGCTCTTTGCTTCGTCACTTATCTCGGAAAGAGCAATGCTGCCACACCATATGATATCTTCCAATTCGTCCAGGAATCCCCATTCGTCTTCTGCCTCCGGAATGGAATTTGTGGAAACCAACCAGTTCGGCGGCATACCTTTACAACGCACGGCCTCTGGCCGAGCAACTTTACCGATCCATCTGCACCTATACTCTGCGCTGGTACCGTATTCAACAGAAATGAG ATGAATGCTGATCATTCTCTGCAATTACTTTTGTCCAATTCCTGGCCCAACTTCAACATTAGACGGACAAATATGGATTTCTGGGCGCATGAGTACAACAAGCACGGCAGGTGCTCGGACAATAAATTTTCCCAGACACAATACTTCCATGAAGCTTATAGATTATGGTTTACCTACAATGCACAATATCTATTTTCTCAAACAACTGGGATTGTACCAGGATATCAATATCATTACATCGACCTTGAATCGGCCATTCGAAGGACTATAGGAGGGAAAAAACCTCTCCTTATGTGCAAGTATGCTGGGGGGATCGCGTATCTGCTGGAAGTCGTCATCTGTTTTGACTACAACGCAGCGAATCCGGTCGATTGTGTCAGGACAACAAATTGTGGGGCATTGGTATGGTATTCACTCTAA
- the LOC137728736 gene encoding purple acid phosphatase 15-like: MAFSSCSSVPAVAAITCLIAVVVGCYWPVEARIPTTLDGPFEPLTVPFDPSLRGNAVDLPDDDQRVRRRVKGFKPEQISVSLSADYDSVWISWITGEYQIGDKIKPLDPKSVASVVRYGKLRYPPTHEATGYSLVYNQLYPFEGLQNYTSGIIHHVRLTGLKPNTLYFYRCGDPSIPAMSEIHHFRTMPVSGPRSYPERIAVVGDLGLTYNTTTTISHLTSNNPGLVLLIGDVTYANLYLTNGTGSDCYSCSFPNSPIPETYQPRWDYWGRYMQSLVSKVPIMVVEGNHEIEEQAENKTFEAYSSRFAFPSEESGSSSTFYYSFNAGGIHFIMLGAYTDFSKSGKQYKWLEQDLANVDRSTTPWLVATWHPPWYSTYEAHYREAECMRLEMEELLYSYGVDIVFNGHVHAYERSNRVYDYNLDPCGPVYLTVGDGGNREKMAVQHADEPGHCPEPLTTPDQHLGAGAFCAENFTSGPAAGKFCWDRQPDYSAFRESSFGHGILEVKNETWALWTWYRNQDSDNKIGDQIYIVRQPDKCRIRHVFESWLADL; encoded by the exons ATGGCATTTTCTTCGTGCTCCTCCGTTCCTGCAGTTGCTGCGATAACGTGTTTGATTGCGGTTGTCGTGGGTTGTTATTGGCCCGTTGAGGCCCGAATTCCCACCACCTTGGACGGCCCGTTCGAGCCCCTCACCGTCCCCTTTGATCCCAGTCTGCGCGGCAACGCCGTCGATTTGCCGGACGACGATCAGCGGGTCCGTCGCCGGGTTAAGGGGTTTAAACCAGAGCAGATTTCCGTCTCGCTCTCCGCTGATTACGACTCCGTTTGGATCTCCTGGATAACAg GGGAGTATCAGATTGGAGACAAGATAAAGCCATTGGACCCCAAAAGTGTGGCAAGCGTTGTTCGTTATGGGAAGCTGAGATATCCACCAACACATGAAGCCACAGGGTATTCTCTTGTTTACAATCAGCTCTACCCTTTTGAAGGCCTCCAAAATTACACTTCCGGAATTATCCACCATGTTCGTCTCACAG GGTTGAAACCGAATACACTGTACTTTTATCGATGTGGGGATCCCTCTATACCTGCAATGAGCGAAATCCACCATTTCAGGACCATGCCAGTTTCCGGTCCTCGGAGCTACCCAGAGAGAATAGCAGTTGTGGGAGATCTTGGCCTTACTTACAACACAACTACCACAATAAGTCACTTGACAAGTAATAATCCTGGTCTTGTTCTGTTGATTGGTGATGTTACTTATGCAAACCTCTACCTCACAAATGGAACTGGCTCTGACTGCTATTCTTGCTCATTTCCAAACTCTCCGATACCTGAGACCTATCAGCCTCGATGGGATTACTGGGGAAG GTATATGCAGAGTTTAGTGTCCAAAGTTCCGATAATGGTTGTTGAAGGGAACCATGAAATAGAAGAACAGGCTGAAAATAAGACTTTTGAGGCTTATAGTTCTCGGTTTGCATTCCCATCTGAAGAAAGCGGATCTTCGTCCACATTCTACTACTCATTTAATGCAGGGGGGATTCATTTTATCATGCTTGGAGCCTACACTGACTTTAGCAAATCAG GGAAACAATACAAGTGGCTGGAGCAAGATTTGGCTAATGTGGACAGATCCACAACTCCCTGGTTGGTAGCTACTTGGCATCCTCCCTGGTATAGTACCTACGAGGCGCATTACAGAGAGGCAGAATGTATGAGGTTGGAAATGGAAGAGCTACTGTACTCTTATGGTGTTGATATAGTGTTCAATGGACAT GTTCATGCCTACGAGAGATCGAATCGAGTTTATGATTACAACTTAGATCCCTGTGGTCCTGTATATCTCACCGTTGGTGACGGGGGTAATCGGGAGAAGATGGCAGTTCAACATGCTGACGAACCTGGTCATTGCCCAGAGCCATTAACTACTCCTGACCAACACCTAGGTGCAGGTGCCTTTTGTGCAGAGAACTTTACCTCCGGCCCAGCAGCAGGTAAATTTTGTTGGGATCGGCAACCGGATTACAGTGCTTTCAGAGAAAGCAGCTTTGGCCATGGGATCCTTGAG GTGAAGAATGAGACTTGGGCTTTGTGGACATGGTACCGGAACCAGGACTCCGACAATAAAATTGGAGATCAAATTTATATAGTGAGGCAGCCTGATAAATGCCGCATCCGCCATGTGTTCGAAAGTTGGCTTGCTGACCTCTAA
- the LOC137728355 gene encoding F-box/kelch-repeat protein At3g06240-like, producing MSLEIGDDQSFHVTGHCDGIICLARPNSTKVLLWNPAIQEFRVLPTETYIPDWFDEASLRDPHPWWLDMPYMPLTDRFHDVLGLGYDPKSKDYKVVKIGFSCSELHGGTQHLIIHPLKVYFKGICYWIGSEQQKEFVHFYDAGRQEEEKIRRVIVLFDMSREVFHDILLPHEMLEFNDFEGIGIQMCLKVWNESIALFRLNYNTFEGGDTLPFEMWLMDDDSRGGANNEGGVWTKHFAAKIPWFSMSPLLLQNTLAMWKSDEVLMVENNGGIVCYNLGTKKLKNLPIQSAVRTIPIFPPPPSYFPECKANHSPVVYVKSIVSVTEGNNKYMCT from the exons ATGAGTCTAGAGATTGGAGATGATCAATCATTTCATGTTACAGGTCATTGTGATGGAATCATTTGTCTAGCTCGACCTAATTCTACTAAGGTGCTTTTGTGGAATCCGGCAATTCAGGAATTCAGGGTCCTTCCCACCGAGACATACATTCCAGATTGGTTCGACGAAGCATCCCTTAGGGATCCTCATCCTTGGTGGTTGGATATGCCTTACATGCCACTAACAGATCGGTTCCACGATGTTTTGGGATTAGGCTATGATCCTAAATCTAAAGATTACAAAGTTGTCAAAATTGGATTTTCTTGTTCAGAATTGCATGGCGGCACACAACATTTGATTATTCATCCTCTCAAG GTGTACTTCAAGGGGATTTGTTATTGGATAGGAAGTGAGCAACAAAAGGAATTTGTCCATTTCTATGATGCCGGCCGtcaggaggaagaaaagattaGGCGAGTGATCGTTTTGTTTGACATGAGTCGTGAGGTGTTTCATGATATACTGTTACCACATGAGATGCTAGAGTTCAATGATTTCGAAGGAATTGGTATTCAAATGTGTCTTAAGGTGTGGAATGAATCCATCGCTCTTTTTCGCTTGAATTATAATACTTTTGAAGGTGGTGATACACTACCCTTTGAAATGTGGCTCATGGATGATGATTCTCGTGGTGGTGCGAATAATGAGGGCGGTGTTTGGACAAAACACTTTGCTGCCAAGATCCCATGGTTCTCAATGTCCCCCTTGCTCCTGCAGAACACATTGGCAATGTGGAAAAGCGACGAGGTTCTTATGGTAGAGAATAATGGAGGCATAGTATGCTATAACCTCGgcactaaaaagttaaaaaatctaCCCATTCAAAGTGCTGTAAGGACTATTCCCATTTTTCCTCCGCCACCTTCTTATTTTCCAGAGTGCAAAGCAAATCATTCGCCCGTTGTATATGTGAAGAGTATAGTTTCGGTCACGGAAGGCAACAACAAGTACATGTGTACGTAG
- the LOC137728353 gene encoding F-box/kelch-repeat protein At3g06240-like, with protein sequence MTNKTSKIGQYLLVNILSTLPPKSLMRFKCVAKWWHALINDPTFVDKHLSHSLLDDQSTRVLLKRMLVPSTEDPNRDKFQSVFSVLTFDNVIVDDDDGGVHKCSTLSGIEDFDVPLAMSLEIADDQSFHVAGHCNGIICLARPNSTKVLLWNPAIQEFRVLPSETCIPDWFDEASLRDPHPWWLDMPYMPLTNRFNDVLGLGYDPKSKDYRVVKIGFSCSELHGGTQHLIIHPLKVVVYTLGTNSWREIEPCSLETETTFLWPETFQVYFKGMCYWIGSEQQKEFVHFYDAGRQEEEKIRRVIVLFDMSREVFHDILLPHEMLEFNDFEGIGIQMCLKVWNESIALFRLNYNTFEGGDTLPFEMWLMDDDSRGGANNEGGVWTKHFAAKIPWFSMSPLLLQNTLAMWKSDEVLMVENNGGIVCYNLGTKKLKNLPIQSAVRIIPIFPPPPSYFPECKANHSPVVYVKSMVSVTEGNSKYMCT encoded by the coding sequence ATGACGAACAAAACATCCAAAATTGGACAATATTTGTTGGTGAATATTCTGTCAACTCTGCCTCCGAAATCTCTGATGCGATTCAAGTGCGTCGCTAAATGGTGGCATGCTCTCATCAACGACCCCACATTCGTCGACAAGCACCTCTCCCATTCCTTGCTGGACGATCAATCCACTCGTGTCCTTTTGAAGCGAATGTTAGTCCCTTCTACGGAGGACCCAAACAGGGATAAATTTCAATCCGTATTCTCGGTACTTACTTTTGACAATGTCATTGTTGATGATGACGATGGTGGTGTGCACAAGTGTAGCACTCTTTCTGGGATCGAGGACTTCGATGTTCCTCTTGCTATGAGTCTAGAGATTGCAGATGATCAATCATTTCACGTTGCAGGTCATTGTAATGGGATCATTTGTCTAGCTCGACCTAATTCTACTAAGGTGCTTTTGTGGAATCCGGCAATTCAGGAATTCAGGGTCCTTCCCTCCGAGACATGCATTCCAGATTGGTTCGACGAAGCATCCCTTAGGGATCCTCATCCTTGGTGGTTGGATATGCCTTACATGCCACTAACAAATCGGTTCAATGATGTTTTGGGATTAGGCTATGATCCTAAATCTAAAGATTACAGAGTTGTCAAAATTGGATTTTCTTGTTCAGAATTGCATGGCGGCACACAACATTTGATTATTCATCCTCTCAAGGTAGTGGTGTATACCTTGGGAACTAATTCTTGGAGAGAGATCGAGCCTTGTTCTTTAGAAACGGAAACTACTTTCCTTTGGCCTGAAACTTTTCAGGTGTACTTCAAGGGGATGTGTTATTGGATAGGAAGTGAGCAACAAAAGGAATTTGTCCATTTCTATGATGCCGGCCGtcaggaggaagaaaagattaGGCGAGTGATCGTTTTGTTTGACATGAGTCGTGAGGTGTTTCATGATATACTGTTACCACATGAGATGCTAGAGTTCAATGATTTCGAAGGAATTGGTATTCAAATGTGTCTTAAGGTGTGGAATGAATCCATCGCTCTTTTTCGCTTGAATTATAATACTTTTGAAGGTGGTGATACACTACCCTTTGAAATGTGGCTCATGGATGATGATTCTCGTGGTGGTGCGAATAATGAGGGCGGTGTTTGGACAAAACACTTTGCTGCCAAGATCCCATGGTTCTCAATGTCCCCCTTGCTCCTGCAGAACACATTGGCAATGTGGAAAAGCGACGAGGTTCTTATGGTAGAGAATAATGGAGGCATAGTATGCTATAACCTCGgcactaaaaagttaaaaaatctaCCCATTCAAAGTGCTGTAAGGATTATTCCCATTTTTCCTCCGCCACCTTCTTATTTTCCAGAGTGCAAAGCAAATCATTCGCCCGTTGTATATGTGAAGAGTATGGTTTCGGTCACGGAAGGCAACAGCAAGTACATGTGTACGTAG